From a region of the Castanea sativa cultivar Marrone di Chiusa Pesio chromosome 10, ASM4071231v1 genome:
- the LOC142614046 gene encoding peroxidase 27-like has product MKTNILLLVCLVVTAIFGVCQGSSLKKSFYEKTCPRAEKIVKSVTWKHVSSNPNLPAKLLRMHFHDCFVRGCDGSVLLNSTANSTAEKAAIPNLSLSGFDVIDDIKSAVEKECAGIVSCADILALAARDSVSFQFQKPMWKVLTGRRDGLVSLATEALANIPSPFFNFTQLQQNFANKNLTVHDLVVLSGGHTIGIGHCRFFSNRLYNFTGKGDQDPSLNSSYAQILKTECKSLNDTTTTVEMDPGSFQKFDSHYYNILLQKKGLFLSDAALLTNKQAKYTIQELVRQNEFFEEFAKSMKRMGAVQVLTGTAGQIRKKCWKVNT; this is encoded by the exons ATGAAGACTAACATTCTCCTCTTGGTCTGTTTAGTAGTTACTGCCATTTTTGGGGTTTGTCAGGGAAGCAGTCTCAAGAAGAGTTTCTATGAGAAAACCTGTCCACGTGCGGAGAAGATTGTCAAGAGTGTCACCTGGAAGCATGTTTCCAGCAACCCCAACTTGCCGGCAAAGCTTCTCAGAATGCATTTCCATGACTGTTTTGTTAGG GGTTGCGATGGATCAGTACTATTGAACTCAACAGCAAATAGCACTGCAGAGAAGGCAGCAATACCGAACCTATCTTTGTCAGGATTTGATGTTATTGATGATATTAAATCAGCAGTTGAGAAGGAATGTGCAGGAATTGTATCTTGTGCAGATATCTTGGCTTTGGCTGCTAGGGACTCCGTTTCATTCCAA TTTCAAAAACCAATGTGGAAAGTGCTCACAGGTAGAAGAGATGGCCTTGTTTCACTCGCCACAGAGGCCTTAGCCAACATTCCATCGCCTTTCTTTAACTTCACTCAACTCCAGCAAAATTTTGCCAACAAAAATCTTACAGTGCATGACCTCGTTGTATTGTCAG GTGGGCACACAATTGGAATAGGTCACTGCCGTTTCTTCAGCAACAGGCTCTACAACTTTACTGGAAAAGGTGATCAAGACCCTTCTTTGAACTCATCCTATGCCCAGATCTTAAAGACAGAATGCAAAAGCCTCAATGACACAACAACAACTGTAGAAATGGATCCTGGTAGCTTTCAAAAGTTTGACAGCCACTACTATAATATCCTTCTGCAGAAGAAGGGTCTCTTCCTATCTGATGCGGCTCTTCTAACAAACAAGCAAGCCAAATATACTATCCAAGAATTGGTTAGGCAAAATGAATTCTTCGAAGAATTTGCGAAATCAATGAAGAGAATGGGAGCAGTTCAGGTCCTTACTGGCACTGCTGGCCAGATTAGGAAGAAATGTTGGAAAGTCAATACTTAA
- the LOC142614003 gene encoding rho GTPase-activating protein 2 translates to MTGLVMVTKGAGCGGGGGGGGGGKGTKGVKSSEEEQNQLSLVTFLMTALRKSMVACRVDSGEDVMSTVHHMEIGWPTNVQHITHVTFDRFNGFLGLPVEFEVEIPGRVPSASASVFGVSAESMQCSYDSKGNSVPTILLLMQERLYSQEGLKAEGIFRINPENSKEEHVRDQLNRGIVPDNIDVHCLAGLIKAWFRELPSGVLDGLSPEQVLQCNTEEESVELVSQLKPTDAALLNWAVDLMADVVEEEESNKMNARNIAMVFAPNMTQMSDPLTALMHAVQVMNLLKTLIMRTLREREESATGAYSPMSSRSSNQQTDEDFDSQQEMDISCESRGPLSDCDDDDDDDDNVPYEHCSEDEDEVEARSLGEIEECFLRQLDESNDTQNSLSEQPANVLRIESVECGNDGVSSEEIKNGNPGLRSSDVEDLGTSLTAVESKTDTESTSIGCASTDDMEMMDSMDFISPMPLFAST, encoded by the exons ATGACAGGGCTTGTGATGGTTACAAAGGGAGCTgggtgtggtggtggtggtggtggtggtggtggtggtaaaGGAACAAAGGGAGTGAAGAGCTCAGAGGAAGAGCAAAACCAGCTTTCACTGGTGACGTTTCTAATGACTGCTCTGAGGAAATCAATGGTGGCTTGTCGAGTTGATAGTGGAGAAGATGTGATGTCAACTGTTCATCACATGGAGATCGGATGGCCCACCAACGTGCAACATATTACACATGTGACATTCGATAGGTTCAATGGCTTTCTGGGTCTGCCTGTGGAGTTTGAGGTTGAGATCCCAGGTCGAGTTCCAAGTGCTAg TGCAAGTGTGTTTGGTGTATCCGCGGAGTCAATGCAATGCTCTTATGATTCAAAAGGAAATAGCGTACCAACCATACTCTTGCTAATGCAGGAGCGCTTATACTCTCAAGAAGGCCTAAAG GCAGAAGGAATTTTCAGGATAAACCCAGAGAATAGCAAAGAGGAGCATGTAAGGGACCAGCTGAACAGGGGTATTGTCCCTGACAATATCGATGTCCATTGCTTGGCAGGGCTTATAAAAGCCTGGTTCCGTGAACTTCCTTCAGGAGTCCTTGATGGGCTTTCTCCTGAACAAGTTCTCCAATGCAACACTGAAGAAGAATCTGTTGAGCTTGTGAGTCAGCTAAAGCCAACTGATGCTGCATTGCTTAATTGGGCAGTTGATCTTATGGCTGATGTTGTTGAAGAAGAGGAATCTAACAAGATGAATGCCAGAAACATTGCCATGGTTTTTGCTCCAAATATGACTCAG aTGTCTGATCCATTGACGGCTCTAATGCATGCTGTTCAAGTAATGAACTTGCTCAAAACCCTGATTATGAGAACACTAAGAGAACGTGAAGAGTCTGCAACCGGAGCATATTCACCTATGTCATCTCGTTCATCTAATCAGCAAACTGATGAGGATTTTGACAGTCAACAAGAGATGGATATCAGCTGTGAATCAAGAGGACCATTATCAGattgtgatgatgatgatgatgatgatgataatgtcCCTTATGAACACTGcagtgaagatgaagatgaagttGAGGCGAGGTCTTTAGGTGAGATAGAAGAATGCTTCTTAAGACAATTGGATGAGAGTAATGACACTCAAAATAGTTTGTCGGAACAACCAGCAAATGTTTTGCGGATAGAAAGTGTGGAGTGTGGTAACGATGGTGTGTCATCCGAGGAAATAAAGAATGGAAATCCTGGTTTGAGATCAAGTGATGTAGAAGACTTGGGGACTAGTCTTACAGCTGTGGAATCAAAGACTGATACAGAGAGCACATCAATAGGATGTGCAAGCACAGATGACATGGAGATGATGGATAGTATGGATTTCATTTCACCCATGCCATTGTTTGCGTCTACTTAA
- the LOC142614004 gene encoding uncharacterized protein LOC142614004, producing MFTKDLFSLWKKKMNLENVVDVSSFLLFEATGDSEGDCNTIKGGGDDKIGQDIAMGDDDDAESCIFDLSDFPRVSEVDDSDIQPCVHDDDDDDGGGDDDDDEGEDEDEDKDEVLSYRKSTGKQDWKLMGHQKSSVSVDTSKDSMNEAERSRLFWETCLAS from the coding sequence aTGTTTACAAAAGATTTGTTTTCATTgtggaaaaagaagatgaacttggagaatgttgtGGACGTATCTTCTTTCTTGCTCTTTGAAGCAACAGGAGATTCTGAAGGTGACTGTAATACCATAAAGGGTGGTGGTGATGATAAAATTGGCCAAGACATTGCTAtgggtgatgatgatgatgctgagTCATGTATCTTTGATTTATCTGATTTTCCTAGAGTGAGTGAGGTTGATGATTCTGATATTCAACCGTGTGTtcatgatgatgacgatgatgatggtggtggtgacgatgatgatgatgagggagaggatgaagatgaagataaagATGAGGTCCTTAGTTATAGAAAATCTACTGGTAAACAAGATTGGAAGCTAATGGGCCATCAAAAATCAAGTGTTTCTGTCGATACAAGTAAGGATTCGATGAATGAGGCAGAGAGGAGCAGACTATTTTGGGAGACATGCCTGGCATCCTAA